From Senegalia massiliensis, a single genomic window includes:
- a CDS encoding GNAT family N-acetyltransferase, with protein MENIIYRKLSIEDCKCINEMDPSQYIGKAWRKVNGKQQLVEINYHDLDWPNGYEYHYNNLKDTIENGGSAIGAFDSNNKLLGFSTINREIFGQEYSYVLLDQLFITLECRSKGIGKKLFMLSADVARGWKVDKIYICAGSAEETIAFYFAIGCKEAMEINKEFYESDPRDYQLEFSL; from the coding sequence ATGGAGAATATTATTTATAGAAAATTATCAATAGAAGATTGCAAGTGCATAAATGAAATGGATCCATCTCAATATATTGGAAAAGCATGGAGGAAAGTAAATGGTAAGCAGCAATTAGTTGAAATTAATTACCATGATCTAGACTGGCCAAATGGATATGAATATCATTACAATAATTTGAAAGATACTATTGAAAATGGTGGGAGTGCAATTGGTGCTTTTGATAGTAATAATAAGTTATTAGGATTTTCAACTATCAATCGTGAAATTTTTGGACAAGAATATAGTTATGTTTTATTAGATCAACTTTTTATAACTTTGGAATGTAGAAGTAAAGGTATAGGAAAAAAATTATTCATGCTTTCAGCAGATGTAGCAAGAGGATGGAAAGTAGATAAAATTTATATATGTGCAGGGTCAGCTGAAGAAACAATTGCTTTTTATTTTGCAATAGGATGTAAAGAGGCAATGGAAATAAATAAAGAATTTTATGAAAGTGACCCTAGAGACTATCAATTAGAATTTTCTCTATAA
- a CDS encoding class I SAM-dependent methyltransferase gives MDNEIREFYNEYGIREWNRLEEDIYSRINFILHMDFIKEHLHEGMKILDAGCGAGRYSIEFANMGCKVTLFDISDEQLRIAQKKINEQNVNHNIEGIFQGDIKDLSSFENESFDMIICYGAPLSYIIDDRECVISEFYRVLKHKGVLALSVNNKWGILKMLLGNQNLDFFSNPEYWLLNKVMETGDLLKHEKITHPPRHFFEGEELQKLLTDGDFKNITLGGSPCFSCGNAQSIEEICKDKKALETIIDIELKTYTKRTMVDNGEFLLAKGIKE, from the coding sequence ATGGATAATGAAATAAGAGAGTTTTATAACGAGTATGGGATTCGAGAATGGAATAGATTAGAAGAAGATATATATAGCAGAATTAATTTTATACTTCATATGGATTTTATAAAAGAACATTTACATGAAGGTATGAAAATACTTGATGCAGGTTGTGGAGCGGGTAGATATAGTATTGAATTTGCAAATATGGGTTGTAAAGTAACATTGTTTGATATATCTGATGAACAACTTAGAATTGCTCAGAAAAAGATAAATGAACAAAATGTGAATCACAATATTGAAGGAATTTTTCAAGGAGATATTAAGGATTTATCCTCTTTTGAAAATGAAAGTTTTGATATGATAATTTGCTACGGTGCTCCACTTTCATATATTATAGATGATAGAGAGTGTGTTATTTCTGAATTTTATAGAGTATTAAAACACAAAGGGGTACTTGCATTAAGTGTTAATAATAAATGGGGAATTTTAAAAATGTTATTGGGAAATCAAAATTTAGACTTTTTTAGCAATCCGGAGTACTGGTTATTAAATAAAGTTATGGAGACTGGCGATTTACTTAAACATGAAAAGATTACTCATCCACCTAGACATTTTTTTGAAGGAGAAGAGTTACAAAAATTATTAACAGATGGAGATTTTAAAAATATTACATTGGGAGGAAGTCCATGTTTTAGTTGTGGCAATGCACAATCAATTGAAGAAATATGTAAAGATAAAAAAGCATTAGAAACTATAATTGATATTGAACTTAAAACCTATACTAAAAGAACAATGGTTGATAATGGAGAATTTCTACTTGCTAAAGGAATTAAAGAATAA
- a CDS encoding GNAT family N-acetyltransferase, whose translation MAIENFVQPNIINIDEKLRLRKSCENEWQYALPWYEDSEVLYYSEGITEKTYDLEIINRMYTYLSDNGELYFIEISHEKSWIPIGDVTLSDKMMPIVIGNKKYWGKRIAKKVLTVLIERAKDIGLSCIKLKGIYKYNERSKRLFTSVGFYKISEDEKEEYYELKL comes from the coding sequence ATGGCAATAGAGAATTTTGTACAACCTAATATTATAAATATAGATGAAAAGTTAAGATTAAGGAAATCATGTGAGAATGAGTGGCAATATGCCTTGCCTTGGTATGAGGATTCTGAAGTATTATATTATTCAGAAGGTATAACGGAAAAAACTTACGATTTAGAAATAATAAATAGAATGTATACTTACTTAAGTGATAATGGAGAGTTGTATTTTATAGAAATATCACATGAGAAATCATGGATACCCATTGGTGATGTAACATTATCAGATAAAATGATGCCAATAGTTATTGGTAATAAAAAATACTGGGGAAAGAGAATTGCAAAAAAAGTATTAACTGTCCTTATTGAAAGAGCAAAAGATATTGGGTTATCATGTATCAAATTAAAAGGTATATATAAATATAATGAACGTTCAAAAAGACTGTTTACATCTGTAGGATTCTATAAAATATCAGAAGATGAAAAAGAGGAGTATTATGAGTTAAAACTTTAA
- a CDS encoding metallophosphoesterase family protein gives MKISVLSDIHGNLTALEVVIEYSMNQGIEYFIIAGDHISDCPHPNEVLNRISKLKGWIIRGNREEYIFRTIDDTTVDWNKYRQLDSMVWTRDELESHNIEFIRKLSDQETIQIQDFDSIRVVHGSTEDIYEHLYPHKEDRLVEILNNIDEKVLICGHTHQQWSKFINGKLVLNPGSVGGHFNKETSAEFSILSWSNDEWTVEHHKVKYDIDRLEKDFQIKDLYHKGGIWSRIVVQSLREGVNRNIEFIEMANRNAKKLGYSRYKYIPNDVWRITEQQWNNKRDKLIEDS, from the coding sequence ATGAAAATATCAGTGCTATCAGATATTCATGGAAATTTGACTGCACTAGAAGTGGTGATTGAATACTCAATGAATCAAGGAATTGAGTATTTTATTATAGCAGGTGATCATATTAGTGATTGTCCTCATCCTAATGAAGTTCTTAATAGGATATCTAAATTAAAGGGATGGATTATACGTGGTAATAGAGAAGAGTACATATTTAGAACTATTGATGATACAACTGTTGATTGGAATAAATATAGACAATTAGACTCTATGGTTTGGACTAGAGATGAATTAGAATCTCATAACATTGAGTTTATAAGAAAACTATCTGATCAAGAAACAATACAAATTCAAGATTTTGACTCTATTAGAGTAGTTCATGGTTCTACAGAAGATATTTACGAACATCTTTATCCCCACAAAGAGGATAGACTTGTAGAAATTCTAAATAATATAGATGAAAAAGTATTAATCTGTGGTCATACTCATCAACAATGGAGTAAATTTATAAATGGCAAACTTGTTTTAAATCCTGGATCAGTTGGAGGACATTTTAATAAGGAGACTTCAGCAGAATTCTCAATCCTATCATGGTCAAATGATGAATGGACTGTTGAACATCATAAAGTGAAATATGATATAGATAGATTAGAAAAAGATTTTCAAATTAAAGATTTATATCATAAGGGTGGGATTTGGTCACGAATTGTAGTTCAGAGTTTAAGGGAAGGAGTAAATAGAAATATTGAATTTATAGAAATGGCTAACAGAAACGCAAAGAAATTAGGATACTCAAGATATAAATACATTCCTAATGATGTTTGGAGAATAACAGAACAGCAATGGAATAATAAGAGGGACAAGTTAATAGAAGATTCTTAA
- a CDS encoding Type 1 glutamine amidotransferase-like domain-containing protein → MINILTSSYDFGEGELREKLLDYINDSMKVVVIPFSHSQQKMPTVSEYDRYCNKGGEYYELIAEQFSKLGVSDSNIDIVHYYNDDLNVMKRKISSSDVIFLTGGLPDKAMERLREKGLVDIIKSFKGIVMGASAGALIQLPEYFCTPDKDYTEFSFYKGLGLTSSDFYIEVHYEGSPLKNEFPILKEKNKIIYAISDESGLIYNGDNIEVIGNVIKIDD, encoded by the coding sequence ATGATTAATATATTGACTAGTTCTTATGATTTTGGTGAAGGAGAATTACGAGAAAAACTATTAGATTATATTAACGATAGTATGAAAGTAGTGGTTATACCATTTTCACACTCACAACAAAAAATGCCTACAGTTTCAGAGTATGATCGCTATTGTAATAAAGGTGGAGAGTACTATGAATTAATTGCAGAACAATTTAGCAAGTTGGGAGTTTCTGATAGTAATATTGATATAGTTCATTATTATAACGATGATTTAAATGTAATGAAAAGAAAGATTTCTAGTTCTGATGTCATTTTTTTGACAGGAGGATTACCTGATAAAGCAATGGAACGTCTAAGAGAAAAGGGGCTTGTTGATATCATCAAATCTTTTAAAGGTATAGTAATGGGTGCAAGTGCCGGAGCATTGATTCAGTTGCCTGAATATTTCTGCACTCCTGATAAAGATTACACTGAATTTAGTTTTTATAAAGGACTTGGCTTGACAAGCTCAGATTTTTATATTGAAGTACATTATGAAGGAAGTCCATTAAAAAATGAATTTCCAATCTTGAAAGAAAAAAATAAAATAATATATGCTATATCTGATGAATCTGGATTGATATATAATGGTGATAATATAGAAGTTATTGGCAATGTAATAAAAATTGATGATTAA
- a CDS encoding GNAT family N-acetyltransferase, translating to MEYNFIPMNEKYANEISYNWKYKGDYSFYNMTADKEDLEEFLDSKQWKYKFAVLNKNKELIGFYSYYFKNNIMWIGFGLKPEFTGQGYGPSFVISGIDFGVKHFNYIRDYLMLAVAKFNKRAIKTYQKIGFDIVEDYIQETNGEKYDFVKMRKNL from the coding sequence ATGGAGTATAATTTTATACCAATGAATGAGAAATATGCAAATGAAATTTCATATAACTGGAAATATAAAGGGGATTATTCTTTTTACAATATGACGGCAGATAAAGAAGATTTGGAAGAATTTTTAGATTCAAAACAGTGGAAGTATAAATTTGCAGTTTTAAATAAAAATAAAGAATTAATTGGATTTTATTCATACTATTTTAAAAATAATATCATGTGGATTGGTTTTGGTTTAAAACCTGAATTTACAGGACAAGGGTACGGCCCTAGTTTTGTCATATCTGGCATAGATTTTGGAGTAAAACATTTCAATTATATTAGAGATTATTTGATGTTAGCAGTTGCAAAGTTTAATAAACGGGCAATAAAAACATATCAAAAAATAGGGTTTGATATAGTAGAGGATTACATACAGGAGACAAATGGAGAGAAATATGATTTTGTAAAAATGAGAAAAAATCTATAA
- a CDS encoding GNAT family N-acetyltransferase, with protein sequence MYLKNENLVIRQADENDAKILCKWWNDGKIMAHAGFPKGLNVDIDELIDTLSNETSNARRLIIEIDNKEIGEMSYKIVNKIAEIGIKICDFTYQEKGYGTKAIELLIKYLFEDMKVNKIILDTNLNNTRAQHVYEKIGFKKKGIRIDSWKDQLGVLQSTVDYELNREYEK encoded by the coding sequence ATGTATCTAAAAAATGAAAATTTAGTCATAAGACAAGCAGATGAAAATGATGCTAAAATTCTTTGCAAATGGTGGAATGATGGAAAAATAATGGCTCATGCTGGTTTTCCAAAGGGACTTAACGTTGATATTGATGAGTTAATTGATACTTTAAGTAATGAAACTAGTAATGCGAGAAGGTTAATAATAGAAATTGATAATAAAGAAATTGGTGAGATGAGTTATAAAATAGTAAATAAAATTGCTGAAATAGGTATTAAAATATGTGATTTTACTTATCAAGAGAAAGGGTATGGAACAAAGGCTATAGAACTGTTGATAAAATACTTATTTGAAGATATGAAAGTAAATAAAATTATATTGGATACTAATCTTAATAATACAAGAGCACAGCATGTATATGAGAAAATAGGTTTTAAAAAGAAAGGCATACGAATTGATTCATGGAAAGACCAGCTGGGGGTACTACAATCTACTGTAGACTATGAGTTAAATCGTGAATATGAGAAATAG
- a CDS encoding TIM barrel protein: protein MQIGCLARYFNPYKEEVKFAEDNNFPTIIHAVLDINEFREHVPKLVRILKYLGHDDLIIHPICESETIDRNTIYKLSDEMTFALEKLEKENITLYLENNSRLDRVFNTTNEIEIIFKQNPKLEFILDIAHIDDYEHLESMIEIKIPKILHVADRRMKLVHEHLPIGQGNIDYSYIFTNILNEFDGKIILEIVQSSEDIINSKVKIEEYFNL, encoded by the coding sequence ATGCAAATAGGATGTTTAGCAAGATATTTTAATCCCTATAAAGAAGAAGTAAAGTTTGCTGAAGATAATAATTTTCCAACAATAATTCATGCGGTTTTAGATATAAATGAATTTAGGGAACATGTACCAAAATTAGTCCGAATATTAAAATATTTAGGACATGATGATTTAATAATACATCCAATATGTGAAAGTGAAACAATAGATAGGAATACAATCTATAAACTATCAGATGAAATGACATTTGCTTTAGAAAAATTAGAAAAAGAAAATATCACCTTATATTTGGAAAATAACAGTAGATTAGATCGTGTATTTAATACAACAAATGAAATAGAAATTATTTTCAAACAAAATCCTAAATTAGAATTTATTCTTGATATAGCTCATATAGATGATTATGAACATCTTGAATCTATGATAGAAATAAAGATTCCTAAAATATTACATGTAGCAGATAGACGTATGAAGTTAGTCCATGAACATCTACCTATAGGTCAAGGTAATATTGATTATAGTTATATTTTCACTAATATATTGAATGAATTTGATGGAAAGATAATCTTAGAAATAGTGCAGAGTTCAGAAGATATAATTAATTCAAAAGTTAAAATAGAAGAATATTTTAATTTATAG
- a CDS encoding GNAT family N-acetyltransferase, which translates to MIELRYPKLEDAKDFYEILNNIDSTYYYSTIPDSIEMESRWIERRRYKRENNLEYNYAIIFKGKVVGGCGITIYQEYDHIGEIGYFIDRNYSGFGIATKVVKELEKIAFNTLNLVRLEIRMDPKNKASEKVAIKNNYIKEGLLSKAVEFNKNYYDNLLYAKTI; encoded by the coding sequence ATGATAGAATTAAGATATCCAAAACTAGAAGATGCTAAAGATTTTTATGAAATACTAAATAATATTGATTCTACATATTATTATTCAACTATACCTGATTCAATTGAAATGGAAAGTAGATGGATAGAAAGAAGGAGATATAAAAGAGAAAATAACTTAGAATATAATTATGCAATTATATTTAAAGGGAAAGTTGTTGGAGGATGTGGAATTACAATTTATCAAGAATATGACCATATAGGTGAAATAGGATATTTTATAGATAGAAATTACTCAGGATTTGGCATAGCTACTAAAGTAGTAAAAGAATTAGAAAAAATTGCTTTTAATACATTAAATTTAGTGAGACTTGAAATTAGAATGGATCCTAAAAATAAGGCAAGTGAAAAGGTAGCCATAAAAAATAATTATATAAAAGAAGGATTACTTAGTAAGGCTGTAGAATTTAATAAGAACTATTATGATAATTTATTATATGCAAAAACAATATAG
- a CDS encoding DUF4003 family protein — translation MKSRYEDKLNKMMQYYEDIRESFKWENDMARHLVALTYAMKEKELDTIQIKEVKDYIKSNTGMFSPFRGHMMFAMSGLLCANSDSPKDQFKFMIDNEKILKSIGFKNSTYLPTALYALLSVYEGDDLSSYSEKAMQIYKEMKQNHPFLTSGDDYALSILLASTEHNTDILEAYYQELNSRGFSKSNGLQMLSHVMAFSKKDVRYSVDKCENIYNYLKRNKFKIYADYYPAIGLISLIDSDKNELMVDLVEIATYLKNQKRYKWLGKGMNLLMASAIITSEYIKEKSGDMVVDTTLNVSIQAIIAAQQATMIAAITASTVAATSTSN, via the coding sequence ATGAAATCAAGATATGAAGACAAACTTAATAAGATGATGCAATACTATGAAGATATAAGGGAATCATTTAAATGGGAAAATGATATGGCAAGACATCTAGTTGCATTAACTTATGCGATGAAAGAAAAGGAACTGGATACTATTCAGATTAAAGAAGTCAAAGATTATATTAAAAGTAACACAGGTATGTTTTCTCCTTTTAGAGGACACATGATGTTTGCTATGAGTGGTTTATTATGCGCTAATTCAGATTCACCTAAAGATCAGTTTAAATTTATGATTGATAATGAGAAGATTTTAAAATCTATTGGATTTAAGAATTCTACTTATTTGCCAACAGCACTCTATGCATTATTAAGTGTTTATGAAGGTGATGATTTATCTAGTTATAGTGAAAAAGCAATGCAGATATATAAGGAAATGAAGCAGAATCATCCATTTTTAACTAGTGGAGATGATTATGCTCTTTCTATTTTACTTGCAAGTACAGAGCATAATACTGATATATTGGAAGCTTATTATCAAGAACTTAATAGTAGAGGATTTAGTAAAAGTAATGGGTTACAAATGTTATCTCATGTCATGGCATTCAGTAAAAAAGATGTCAGATATTCTGTTGATAAATGTGAGAATATATATAATTATTTGAAGAGAAATAAATTTAAAATTTATGCAGATTATTATCCTGCTATTGGATTAATAAGTCTTATTGACAGTGATAAAAATGAATTAATGGTCGATTTAGTTGAAATTGCTACTTATTTAAAAAATCAAAAGAGATATAAATGGTTAGGAAAAGGTATGAATTTACTAATGGCTTCAGCAATTATTACTAGTGAATATATTAAAGAGAAATCAGGTGACATGGTTGTTGATACAACTCTTAATGTTTCAATTCAAGCTATTATTGCAGCTCAACAAGCTACAATGATTGCTGCAATAACTGCTTCTACAGTAGCAGCTACAAGTACAAGTAATTAA
- a CDS encoding DUF4269 domain-containing protein: MSYIFGNISYLLKGNDKQKRAYKVLKKIEVFDVLTKFNPILVGTIPINIDIENSDLDIICEVYDFDEFEKVLRTNFYKMKKFKINRYEKDGIKNMVSKFICDEFIIEIFGQSLPTVEQNGYKHMLIEKRLLNIGGDSFKRKIIQLKKEGIKTEPAFAKCLNIEGNPYDELLKLEYFNDEKLSKMIE; encoded by the coding sequence ATGTCATATATATTTGGAAATATATCATATTTATTAAAGGGAAATGATAAACAGAAAAGAGCATATAAAGTTTTGAAAAAAATAGAAGTATTTGATGTTTTAACAAAGTTCAATCCAATTTTAGTAGGGACAATTCCAATTAATATAGACATAGAAAATAGTGATTTAGATATTATATGTGAAGTATATGATTTTGATGAATTTGAAAAAGTTTTACGGACTAATTTTTATAAAATGAAAAAATTCAAAATAAACAGATATGAAAAAGATGGAATTAAAAATATGGTTTCAAAATTTATATGTGATGAATTTATCATTGAAATATTTGGACAGTCATTACCAACTGTAGAACAGAACGGATATAAGCATATGTTAATAGAAAAAAGGTTATTAAATATAGGTGGAGATAGTTTTAAAAGAAAAATAATACAATTAAAGAAAGAAGGTATAAAAACAGAGCCAGCATTTGCTAAATGTTTGAATATAGAAGGGAATCCATATGATGAATTATTAAAGTTAGAATATTTTAATGATGAAAAATTATCAAAAATGATAGAGTGA
- a CDS encoding CPBP family intramembrane glutamic endopeptidase codes for MKNKIEKKILLFLLYTFTITWLFWGLIIIGNNFFNTLWYGEMLFWIPYLLGALGPMMSFYILYKKYPKEFSFTSFRDFIFNKNITKKVVLLFLLYILWRFFMVWFGLGIENPVSIIYMFINLPLMIVGGGFEEIGWRGYLQPKLERVISYIPATIVVGVIWAIWHFPLWMIKGTVQSEISFSLYIIMTIILSFSFSTLYKYSENITLCVVAHAWYNACIGLAVYIGSDGYLRLDIGFKILILYIIEFIVAVILGIIYNQRRDVTHNKYFKIS; via the coding sequence ATGAAAAATAAAATAGAAAAGAAAATATTATTGTTTTTGCTATATACATTTACTATAACATGGTTATTTTGGGGTCTGATTATAATAGGAAATAATTTTTTTAATACACTTTGGTACGGAGAAATGTTATTTTGGATTCCTTATTTATTAGGAGCATTAGGTCCTATGATGAGTTTTTATATACTTTATAAAAAATATCCTAAAGAATTTTCATTTACTTCATTTAGAGATTTTATATTTAATAAGAATATTACTAAAAAGGTTGTTTTACTATTTTTATTATATATTTTATGGCGATTTTTTATGGTTTGGTTTGGTCTTGGAATAGAAAATCCTGTTTCAATTATATATATGTTTATTAATTTACCTCTTATGATAGTAGGTGGAGGATTTGAAGAAATAGGATGGAGAGGTTATCTTCAACCAAAACTAGAAAGAGTAATTAGTTATATACCTGCCACTATAGTTGTAGGGGTTATATGGGCTATATGGCATTTTCCATTGTGGATGATAAAGGGAACAGTTCAAAGTGAAATTAGCTTTAGTTTGTATATTATAATGACAATTATATTAAGTTTTAGTTTTTCTACGTTATATAAGTATAGTGAAAATATAACTTTATGTGTAGTAGCACACGCTTGGTATAACGCTTGTATTGGTCTAGCAGTATATATAGGTAGTGATGGATATTTAAGATTAGATATAGGGTTTAAAATACTTATTTTATATATTATAGAATTTATTGTTGCTGTGATATTAGGAATTATCTATAATCAAAGAAGAGATGTTACACATAATAAATATTTTAAAATATCTTAG
- a CDS encoding GNAT family N-acetyltransferase, with product MSIRIENINIKNIEDIYEFELENREYFESVLPPRPEGYFEIERFEEIMKELIEEQLSGKCYMHIIRDDFGKIVGRVNLHSIEGEHVRKAELGYRIGKEYQGKGYASKAVKQVIEQGFTKYGLRKIEAGTSTENIGSQIVLLKNGFTLVGSEKKVMKINDKWVDGLLYSRVHIHNNQ from the coding sequence ATGAGCATAAGAATTGAGAATATAAATATTAAAAACATTGAAGATATTTATGAATTTGAGCTTGAAAATCGAGAGTATTTTGAAAGTGTACTTCCTCCAAGACCAGAAGGATATTTTGAAATTGAAAGATTTGAAGAAATTATGAAAGAATTAATAGAAGAACAATTAAGTGGTAAATGTTATATGCATATTATTCGTGATGATTTTGGGAAAATAGTAGGTAGAGTAAATCTTCATTCTATAGAAGGAGAACATGTACGAAAAGCAGAGTTAGGTTATCGCATAGGAAAAGAGTATCAAGGAAAGGGTTATGCATCAAAAGCAGTAAAACAAGTTATTGAACAAGGATTTACTAAATATGGTTTGAGAAAGATTGAAGCAGGCACATCTACAGAAAATATTGGATCACAAATAGTCCTATTGAAAAATGGATTTACATTGGTAGGTAGTGAGAAGAAAGTTATGAAAATAAATGATAAATGGGTAGATGGTTTATTATATAGCAGAGTACACATTCATAATAATCAATAA
- a CDS encoding GNAT family N-acetyltransferase codes for MKVDFKKYYNDYLGIDEKQFKSGKSVFSSVQRNVPLNFQYVYKMIATVLEDSVVFSIAPEFYNSFTKFINGKNIESLNQVIEISHDFFQSKLNDFKVRQVYRLTLKEENIMNLNNGQAIPLTKSILFESNKNMNEKEKIMIWNKMRKEIEEGRKYVVLIENNIVSSAKISDIDFFGGNIAVFTDPKYRNQGYGKQVVKGCINWCLDKYILPIYLVDIENIPSVKLAESLGFEIKSTEVIVSVTLYN; via the coding sequence TTGAAAGTTGATTTTAAAAAGTACTATAATGATTATCTTGGAATAGATGAAAAACAATTTAAAAGTGGCAAAAGTGTTTTTTCCTCAGTTCAGAGAAATGTACCTTTGAACTTTCAGTATGTTTATAAAATGATTGCTACTGTATTAGAAGACAGTGTTGTTTTTTCAATTGCTCCAGAGTTTTATAATAGCTTTACTAAATTTATTAATGGAAAAAATATAGAGAGTTTAAATCAAGTAATAGAAATTTCCCATGATTTCTTTCAATCAAAACTTAATGATTTTAAAGTAAGGCAAGTGTATAGACTAACATTGAAAGAAGAAAATATTATGAATTTAAATAATGGACAAGCTATTCCACTTACAAAGTCCATATTATTTGAATCAAATAAAAACATGAATGAAAAAGAGAAAATAATGATATGGAATAAGATGAGAAAAGAAATTGAGGAAGGTAGAAAGTATGTAGTATTAATAGAAAATAATATTGTTAGTTCAGCAAAAATATCTGATATAGATTTTTTTGGTGGTAATATTGCAGTATTTACAGACCCTAAATATAGAAATCAAGGGTATGGGAAACAAGTTGTAAAAGGGTGCATAAACTGGTGCTTAGATAAATATATTTTGCCAATTTATTTAGTAGATATTGAAAATATCCCATCTGTTAAACTTGCAGAAAGTTTAGGTTTTGAAATTAAGTCTACAGAGGTAATTGTTTCAGTAACATTATACAATTAA
- a CDS encoding SPL family radical SAM protein: protein MHETKVKGILSAKNGMNIYRGCTHGCIYCDSRSKCYQMNHDFEDIEVKINAPKLLEDSLRRKRKKCMIGTGAMTDPYIHLEEKLENTRKCIELIYSYGFGLAIQTKSARILRDLDLLKKINEKTKCVVQMTLTTYDEDLCKVIEPNVSTTRERFEVLKIMRDNGIPTIVWLSPILPFINDTEENIRGILDYCIEAKVHGIICFGMGLTLREGNREYFYKKLDEYFPGMKSRYIEKYRYAYQIPSPNNDRLMNMVKRACESNGILYGVEECFNYLHKFEEKNQYEQLKLPGLE from the coding sequence ATGCATGAAACAAAGGTAAAAGGGATATTATCAGCTAAAAATGGAATGAATATATATCGTGGGTGTACTCATGGCTGCATCTATTGTGATTCAAGAAGTAAATGTTATCAGATGAATCATGATTTTGAAGATATAGAAGTAAAGATTAATGCGCCAAAACTTCTAGAAGATTCGCTTAGAAGAAAGAGAAAAAAGTGTATGATAGGTACTGGAGCAATGACGGATCCATATATCCATTTAGAAGAAAAACTAGAGAACACTAGAAAGTGTATTGAACTCATTTATTCCTATGGATTTGGATTGGCCATACAAACAAAGTCTGCAAGAATTCTAAGGGATTTGGATTTACTTAAAAAAATCAATGAAAAGACAAAATGTGTAGTTCAGATGACATTAACCACTTATGATGAAGATTTATGTAAAGTTATAGAACCTAATGTAAGCACTACAAGAGAACGGTTTGAGGTGCTGAAAATAATGCGTGATAATGGAATTCCTACTATAGTTTGGTTAAGTCCTATTTTACCATTTATCAATGATACAGAAGAGAATATAAGGGGAATCTTAGATTATTGTATAGAAGCTAAGGTACATGGCATTATTTGTTTCGGAATGGGGTTAACCTTAAGAGAAGGAAATAGAGAATATTTCTATAAAAAACTTGATGAATATTTTCCGGGAATGAAGAGTAGATATATAGAAAAATATAGATATGCATATCAGATACCAAGTCCTAATAATGATAGATTAATGAATATGGTGAAAAGAGCATGTGAATCCAATGGCATATTGTATGGTGTTGAGGAATGCTTCAATTATCTTCATAAATTTGAGGAAAAAAATCAGTATGAACAATTAAAATTACCTGGCTTAGAATAG